The Streptomyces sp. JB150 genomic interval CACCGGTCCGCTCGCGGCGGGGCGGCAGGCCGACGCCTGGCAGCCGCTGGCGGATCTGCAGCAGCGCGCCCACGAGGTGCTGACCGCCGTCGCCGGCAGCGGCCGGGGCGGCGCGGCGGGGCCGCGGTCGCTGGTCGCGCGGTTCGTCCTGCTGGAGGACGCCGTCTGCGGCGTACTGCGGCGGATGGGCGTTCCCGCCGATACGGCAGGCGCGTGCGCGGGCGGGCTCACCGCCGCGGCCGGTTCCCTGTTCGGGCTGGCCCTGGGCGAGGGCGACGGTGTGGCGGGCCGGCCCGTATGACCGGACCGGCCGCCGCGCTCCGACGCGTCAGCGCAGGAAGGTGGCGCGCATGTGCTCGTCGATGCGCTTGGTCCAGGCGGCCTGGTCCAGGTCGGCGTAGGTGAACAGGTGCGGGCCGGACGAACCGGTGATCAGGTCGAGCGAGTCGGGGCGGGCCACGAACACCGACTCCAGCTGGCCGTCGCCCCGGCCGTACTCGCGCGGGAACCAGGTCTCGATCTCCTGCCAGTAGCCGACCTTGGAGTTCTCCCCGCCCCTGGGCGTGCCCAGCTTCACCTCGGCCTCGTCGAAGCGGAAGCCGAGGTCGACGTAGGCCTGGAGGATCGCGTCCTGGGCGGGCAGGGCGTGGACCTGGAACTCGTCGAAGTCGCCCTTGTCCACGGAGTTGTCGATGGCCAGCTCGGTGCGCACGGCCACGCGCGCGCCGCGCAGCCGCCGGCCGCCCAGCACATGGGTGAGCGGCATCTCCCACGGCAGCCGGATCGCGATCCGCTCGGTGCGCTGCTCGCCCGCGTGCAGGGTCAGCGGGCCGTTCAGGGTCTCGGAGACGATGGTGAACGGGTTGTCCCAGCCCGTCTCCGACTGCTCGCGGTCCTCCGCGCGCGTCACCACGTCCAGCCGCAGCCGCTCCACCTCCACGTCCGCGCCGCCGCCGCGCAGGTGGACGGTGGCCTCCAGGACGTCGCCGGGACGGACCGTGGAGGTGGCCAGCACGGTGTCGACCTCGGGCGCGTTGATGCCGAGCGAGCTCAGGAACTTGCGGAATGCCATGAAAGGGGTCCCCCCTCGGGACGATCATGCCGGACTGTCCCGCGCACCCTACCCGCCGCCTCCGCGGGGCCGGGACGGGCCCCGGCCGCGACCGGCGTGCAGGTTCGGGCGCCATGGCCGACACCGCTGATCCCGTCGAGGAGACGAGGGCCCGCGTCGCCGGGTACGAGAGCCGCTTCAACGCGCGGTTCGCCGCCTACTTCGACACGCTGGCCGCGACCCTGGACGCACCGGGGTTCAGCCGCTTCGCGCCCGAGTGCGTGGGGCTGCTGCGGGAGCTGTCGCCGCGCGGCGGCAAGCGGATGCGGGTGGCGCTCCTGTACGAGGCGGCGCGCCTGGTGACGGCAGGTCCCGTCGCGGGGCTGGACGCGGCCGCGCTGAGCGTCGAGCTGCTGCAGACCCATGGGCTGATCCACGACGACATCGTCGACGACAGCCCCGTCCGCCGGGGCGGCCCGAGCACCCACCAGGCCTACCGCGAGCGGTTCCCCGGGCATCCGCGGACCGCGCTCGGTCTGGCCGTCCTGGCGGGGGGACCTGGCGCCGGCGCTGTCCCTGCGCGTCCTCCTCGACTCCGACGCGCCGCTGCCCGTGCGGCACGCCATGGTCGAGGCGCGGACCCGGGGGCGGTGGACACGTTCGTCGGGCAGATCGTCGATCTGGAGCGGGACTTCACCGCCGGTCCACCGGACGAGGAGGTCCTGCACGCGGTGGCGGACTACAAGTCGGCCCGCTATTCGCTGCTGGCCCCATGGAGCTGGGGCTGCTGGCCGCCGGCGCGCAGCCGGGGCGCCACGCGGCAGAACTGCGGCACTACGCCCGGCTGGTGGGGTCTGCGGGCAGATGCGCGACGACTACCTGGACCTCTTCGGTGACCCGGAGGTCACGGGCAAGCCGGTCGGCACCGATCTGCGCGAGGGCAGGCGCACGTACGCGGTCCGCGCCTGCTGTGCGCCGTCGGGGGTGGGGAGTCCGGCGCCGGCGGTGCGGAGTCCAGCGTCGGCGGTGCGGAGCGTGCCGTCGTCACCTCCGCGCTCGGCGACCCGTCCTGCTCGGCGCAGACCGTCGCCGCCGTCCGGGAGATCGCTGAACGCCACGGTGTGCCGGAGCGGATGCGCGCCGAGATGCGCCACCACGCGGAGTCGGCCTCCGCGCTGGCCGGCACCTGGTGCGGGCGGTGGCGGGACGAGGCGGTCGCCTTCTTCGCGTACCTGCCGGTGTGGAGCGTGGAACGCACGGCGTGACTGACGGTGGCCGGCGCACGGTCCCGTCCGGTCCGGCCCCGGTGACCGGGACGACACGGCGTCGGGGGTGGCCCCGCCCGTCACCCGGTCGCTGAGGCCGGGAGCGGCGATCGCGCCGCGGGCGCACCACTTCCCGGGACGCGGCGCGGCAGGTCGACTGGAGGACGTGCGGCTCGCGGCCCAGGCTGGTGAGGTGACTGTCGGCCCGACCGAGGAGCGCCATGCCGGATCCCGAGAAGCGTCGCCGGCTGCCGCGGCTCCTCCCGGCGCTCGTCGCCGTGGCCTTCGTGCTGCTGCACGTCGTCGGCTATCCCGCGACGCGTTTCTCCAACGACTCCTACCGGTACGCCCGTCAGGCCTACGAGTTCCTC includes:
- a CDS encoding polyprenyl synthetase family protein is translated as MADTADPVEETRARVAGYESRFNARFAAYFDTLAATLDAPGFSRFAPECVGLLRELSPRGGKRMRVALLYEAARLVTAGPVAGLDAAALSVELLQTHGLIHDDIVDDSPVRRGGPSTHQAYRERFPGHPRTALGLAVLAGGPGAGAVPARPPRLRRAAARAARHGRGADPGAVDTFVGQIVDLERDFTAGPPDEEVLHAVADYKSARYSLLAPWSWGCWPPARSRGATRQNCGTTPGWWGLRADARRLPGPLR
- a CDS encoding sporulation protein produces the protein MAFRKFLSSLGINAPEVDTVLATSTVRPGDVLEATVHLRGGGADVEVERLRLDVVTRAEDREQSETGWDNPFTIVSETLNGPLTLHAGEQRTERIAIRLPWEMPLTHVLGGRRLRGARVAVRTELAIDNSVDKGDFDEFQVHALPAQDAILQAYVDLGFRFDEAEVKLGTPRGGENSKVGYWQEIETWFPREYGRGDGQLESVFVARPDSLDLITGSSGPHLFTYADLDQAAWTKRIDEHMRATFLR